A region of bacterium DNA encodes the following proteins:
- a CDS encoding MarR family transcriptional regulator, with the protein MSLENRIKQARFSNLGEKAAINLLVASGFMTQKFDAICAEFDITRGQYNVLRILRGVYPEGHPRSEIIDRMIERAPDVTRLLDRLEKQGLAERTSSSEDARLSVARITKKGMKLLDMMAGSIAELDNYLIQRLNDEELVRLSEICEKIYNE; encoded by the coding sequence ATGAGCCTTGAAAATCGGATCAAACAAGCGCGATTCAGTAATTTAGGAGAAAAAGCTGCGATTAATTTGTTGGTCGCATCCGGGTTTATGACGCAAAAATTTGATGCCATATGCGCTGAGTTCGATATTACGCGCGGACAATACAACGTTCTTCGGATTTTGCGCGGCGTTTATCCCGAAGGCCATCCGAGGAGCGAAATCATCGATCGTATGATCGAACGCGCACCGGACGTGACGCGGCTGCTGGACAGGCTGGAGAAACAAGGATTGGCCGAGCGGACTTCTTCATCCGAAGACGCCCGCTTGTCCGTAGCCCGTATCACTAAAAAGGGTATGAAACTCCTTGATATGATGGCCGGATCGATTGCTGAACTGGACAATTATCTTATTCAAAGACTGAATGATGAAGAGTTAGTCCGGTTATCCGAAATTTGTGAAAAAATTTATAACGAATAA
- a CDS encoding DoxX family protein, whose protein sequence is MIKSLFQTDRDWSSLLVRLILGIVMFPHGAQHALGWFGGYGFAGTYGWMTGTVGIPGFFAALAIVTEIVAPLAMAAGVLTRAAGFGIFMLLLVAAKTHWENGFFMNWFGGMSAGVEGFEYHILGMTLALVLIIKGAGRYSVDRLLVK, encoded by the coding sequence ATGATTAAGTCACTGTTTCAAACCGATCGCGACTGGTCGTCGCTGTTAGTCCGGTTAATTTTAGGGATCGTTATGTTTCCGCACGGCGCGCAACACGCTTTGGGGTGGTTCGGAGGATATGGTTTTGCCGGAACCTATGGCTGGATGACCGGCACAGTAGGCATTCCGGGATTTTTCGCGGCTTTGGCCATTGTCACGGAGATCGTCGCACCCTTGGCGATGGCTGCCGGTGTACTGACGCGGGCAGCCGGCTTCGGAATTTTTATGTTGCTGTTAGTAGCCGCAAAAACACATTGGGAAAACGGATTTTTTATGAATTGGTTTGGCGGTATGTCCGCCGGCGTTGAAGGGTTTGAATATCATATTCTTGGAATGACGCTCGCATTGGTTTTAATCATCAAAGGAGCCGGACGTTATTCTGTCGACCGATTATTAGTTAAATAA